A genome region from Bacteroides stercoris ATCC 43183 includes the following:
- the hisB gene encoding bifunctional histidinol-phosphatase/imidazoleglycerol-phosphate dehydratase HisB produces the protein MKKVLFIDRDGTLVIEPPVDYQLDSLEKLEFYPKVMRNLGFVRSRLDFEFVMVTNQDGLGTASFPEETFWPAHNLMMKTLEGEGIAFDDICIDRSMPEDNAPTRKPRTGMLTKYLDNPEYDLANSFVIGDRATDVELAKNLGCRAILLQEDTNMLKPKSAGGEAACEGLEDVCVLATKDWDKVAEFLFAGERKAEVRRTTKETDIYVAVNLDGNGHCDIHTGLGFFDHMLEQIGKHGGMDLTIHVKGDLEVDEHHTIEDTALSLGECLYQALGSKRGIERYGYALPMDDCLCQVCLDFGGRPWLVWDAAFKREKIGEMPTEMFLHFFKSLSDAAKMNLNIKAEGQNEHHKIEGIFKALARALKMAVKRDIYHYELPSSKGVL, from the coding sequence ATGAAGAAAGTACTTTTCATAGATCGTGACGGGACGTTGGTTATAGAGCCGCCCGTAGATTATCAATTGGATTCGTTGGAGAAACTGGAGTTTTATCCGAAAGTAATGCGTAATCTTGGTTTTGTCCGTAGCAGGCTGGATTTTGAGTTCGTTATGGTTACCAATCAGGACGGGTTGGGTACGGCATCTTTTCCGGAAGAAACTTTTTGGCCGGCGCATAACCTGATGATGAAGACGTTGGAAGGTGAGGGAATTGCCTTCGATGATATTTGCATAGACCGTAGCATGCCCGAAGACAATGCGCCAACCCGCAAGCCGCGTACCGGTATGCTGACGAAATATCTCGACAATCCTGAATACGATTTGGCAAATAGTTTTGTGATAGGCGACCGTGCTACGGATGTGGAGTTGGCTAAGAATCTGGGATGCCGTGCTATCCTCTTACAGGAAGATACGAATATGCTGAAACCGAAATCGGCCGGTGGTGAAGCTGCGTGTGAGGGCTTGGAGGACGTCTGTGTTTTGGCAACAAAGGATTGGGATAAGGTCGCCGAATTTCTTTTTGCCGGTGAGCGGAAAGCGGAAGTGCGCCGTACCACGAAAGAAACGGATATTTACGTGGCTGTAAATTTAGACGGTAACGGTCATTGTGATATTCATACCGGACTTGGTTTCTTCGATCATATGCTGGAACAGATAGGCAAGCATGGCGGCATGGATTTGACCATTCACGTAAAAGGTGATTTGGAAGTAGACGAGCATCATACAATAGAGGATACCGCCCTCTCTTTGGGTGAGTGCCTGTATCAGGCATTGGGCAGTAAGCGCGGCATAGAACGTTACGGCTATGCACTGCCTATGGACGATTGTCTGTGTCAGGTATGTCTGGATTTTGGAGGACGTCCCTGGCTGGTATGGGATGCCGCGTTCAAGCGCGAGAAAATAGGAGAGATGCCTACGGAAATGTTCCTGCATTTCTTTAAGTCATTAAGCGATGCAGCCAAGATGAACCTTAACATCAAGGCGGAAGGGCAGAATGAGCATCATAAGATAGAGGGAATCTTCAAAGCACTGGCAAGAGCCTTGAAGATGGCGGTGAAACGCGATATTTATCACTATGAATTGCCAAGCTCAAAAGGGGTACTTTAG
- a CDS encoding TolC family protein: MKKNILLAACFGISLFASAQNDTLTHEREITLAEAIALARTQSVDAAVALNELKTAYWEYRTFRADLLPEINFTGTLPNYNKSYSTYQNSDGSYSFVRNNTLGLSGALSIDQNIWFTGGKLSLASSLDYIKQLGSGGDKQFMSVPVSLELTQPIFGVNSLKWNRRIEPVRYAEAKAAFISATEQVTMKTITYFFELLLAKEALATAQQNKANSDRLYEVAIAKRKMGQISENDLLQLKLNSLQGKADVTEAESTLNAKMFQLRSFLGVSESEGLNPVIPASVPGIKMDYDRVLNKALERNSFAQNIRRRQLEADYEVATARGNLRSIDLFASVGYTGQNYEFSSAYQDLLDNQIVKVGVKIPILDWGKRRGKVRVAKSNREVVLSKIRQEQMDFNQDIFLLVANFNNQAQQLEIAEEADQIAEKRYKTSVETFMIGKISTLDLNDAQNSKDEARQKHISELYYYWYYFYQLRSLTLWDFERNMELEADFEDIIKG; this comes from the coding sequence ATGAAAAAGAATATTTTACTTGCCGCTTGTTTTGGGATATCACTGTTTGCCTCGGCACAGAATGATACTTTGACGCACGAACGTGAAATCACTTTAGCGGAAGCCATTGCACTGGCGCGTACCCAATCTGTAGATGCTGCCGTGGCGCTCAACGAATTGAAGACAGCCTATTGGGAATACCGTACTTTCCGTGCAGACCTGTTGCCCGAAATAAATTTTACGGGAACATTGCCCAATTATAATAAGTCGTACAGCACCTATCAGAACTCGGACGGTTCCTATAGCTTTGTCCGTAACAATACATTGGGGTTGTCCGGTGCACTTTCCATTGACCAGAACATTTGGTTCACAGGCGGTAAGTTGTCGCTGGCTTCTTCTCTCGATTACATCAAGCAGTTGGGCTCCGGCGGCGACAAACAGTTTATGTCCGTGCCCGTAAGCCTTGAATTGACGCAACCTATATTCGGCGTGAACAGTTTGAAGTGGAACCGCCGTATCGAACCTGTCCGGTATGCAGAGGCAAAGGCTGCCTTTATTTCGGCAACGGAGCAGGTAACGATGAAGACCATTACTTATTTTTTCGAGTTATTGCTGGCAAAGGAAGCGCTTGCCACGGCGCAGCAAAACAAAGCAAACTCAGACCGGCTTTACGAAGTGGCCATTGCCAAACGGAAAATGGGACAGATTTCGGAAAACGACTTGCTGCAACTCAAGCTGAACTCTCTGCAAGGCAAAGCCGATGTAACCGAAGCCGAAAGCACTTTGAACGCCAAGATGTTTCAGCTACGTTCGTTTCTCGGCGTGTCGGAGAGCGAGGGGCTGAATCCTGTTATACCTGCTTCCGTTCCTGGTATTAAAATGGACTACGACCGTGTTCTGAACAAAGCTTTGGAACGCAACTCGTTTGCCCAGAATATACGTCGCCGCCAGTTAGAAGCCGATTATGAAGTGGCTACGGCACGTGGAAATTTAAGGAGTATAGACCTGTTTGCCAGCGTTGGCTATACCGGACAAAACTATGAGTTCTCATCTGCCTATCAGGATTTGCTGGATAACCAGATTGTCAAGGTCGGTGTAAAAATACCTATCCTCGATTGGGGAAAACGTCGCGGCAAGGTGAGGGTAGCCAAGAGCAACCGCGAAGTGGTACTTTCCAAAATCCGACAGGAACAAATGGACTTCAATCAGGACATTTTCCTGCTGGTGGCAAACTTCAACAACCAAGCCCAGCAGTTGGAAATAGCCGAAGAGGCGGACCAGATAGCCGAAAAACGTTACAAGACCAGTGTAGAGACTTTTATGATTGGTAAAATAAGTACCCTTGACCTCAACGATGCGCAGAACTCCAAAGACGAAGCCCGGCAAAAGCACATCTCCGAACTTTATTATTATTGGTATTACTTCTATCAACTCCGTAGCCTGACCCTTTGGGATTTTGAACGGAACATGGAGTTGGAAGCCGACTTTGAAGATATAATCAAAGGCTGA
- a CDS encoding sigma-54-dependent transcriptional regulator codes for MILIVDDDSAVRSSLSFMLKRAGYEVKTAPGPREAMDIVRAESPALILMDMNFTLSTTGEEGLTLLKQVKVFRPDVPVILMTAWGSIQLAVQGMQAGAFDFITKPWNNAALLQRIETALELSAAPKEVPEEQAEGLNRSHIIGKSQGLMEVLNTVARIARTNASVLITGESGTGKELIAEAIHINSQRTRQPFVKVNLGGISQSLFESEMFGHKKGAFTDASADRIGRFELANKGTIFLDEIGDLDLSCQVKLLRVLQDQTFEVLGDSRPRKVDVRVVSATNADLRKMVAERTFREDLFYRINLITVKLPALRERREDIPLLARHFADRQAAVNGLPRTEFSADALNFLSRLPYSGNIRELKNLVERTILVSGKQTLDASDFESQYQRHDEPAKAADGTSFAGMTLDEIERQTILQALEQHKGNLSQVALALGISRAALYRRLEKYKIAISD; via the coding sequence ATGATACTGATAGTCGATGATGATAGTGCCGTACGTTCTTCACTTAGTTTTATGCTGAAGCGTGCCGGTTATGAGGTAAAAACAGCACCGGGACCCCGTGAGGCGATGGATATAGTTCGTGCAGAATCTCCCGCACTGATATTGATGGATATGAACTTTACACTTTCCACTACCGGAGAGGAGGGGCTTACGCTGTTGAAACAGGTAAAGGTCTTCCGTCCCGATGTTCCCGTTATACTGATGACGGCATGGGGAAGCATCCAACTTGCCGTGCAGGGGATGCAGGCGGGGGCTTTTGACTTTATTACCAAACCGTGGAACAATGCCGCCCTTTTGCAGCGTATCGAAACCGCCTTGGAACTGAGTGCCGCTCCGAAAGAAGTGCCGGAAGAGCAGGCGGAGGGTTTGAACCGCAGTCACATCATCGGAAAATCGCAAGGACTGATGGAGGTGCTGAATACCGTAGCCCGCATAGCCCGTACCAACGCTTCCGTACTCATTACCGGCGAGAGTGGTACAGGTAAGGAACTGATAGCCGAAGCTATCCATATCAACAGTCAGCGCACCAGACAGCCTTTTGTGAAAGTCAATCTCGGCGGTATCTCGCAGAGTCTGTTCGAGAGCGAGATGTTCGGTCATAAGAAGGGCGCTTTTACCGATGCAAGTGCCGACCGTATAGGGCGTTTTGAACTGGCAAACAAAGGAACTATCTTTCTGGACGAAATAGGCGACTTGGATTTGTCCTGCCAGGTTAAACTATTGCGTGTGCTTCAGGACCAGACGTTTGAGGTGCTGGGCGACAGCCGCCCGCGCAAAGTGGATGTGCGTGTTGTCTCCGCCACCAATGCCGATTTGCGCAAAATGGTTGCCGAACGCACATTCCGCGAAGACCTTTTCTACCGTATCAATCTGATAACCGTAAAACTGCCCGCCTTGCGCGAACGCCGTGAGGATATTCCCTTGTTGGCACGTCACTTTGCCGACCGTCAGGCTGCCGTAAACGGCTTGCCGCGTACCGAATTTTCAGCGGATGCGCTGAACTTCCTTTCCCGTTTGCCTTATTCGGGTAATATCCGCGAATTGAAAAACCTGGTGGAGCGTACCATTCTTGTCAGTGGAAAACAAACCCTGGATGCTTCTGATTTTGAATCGCAGTACCAACGCCACGACGAACCTGCAAAAGCCGCAGATGGCACTTCCTTTGCCGGCATGACGCTGGATGAAATAGAACGGCAAACTATCCTGCAAGCCTTAGAACAGCATAAAGGCAATCTTAGTCAGGTTGCATTGGCACTGGGCATCAGCAGGGCTGCTCTATACAGACGGCTGGAAAAATATAAAATAGCGATTAGTGATTAG
- the hisC gene encoding histidinol-phosphate transaminase encodes MRTLEELTRPNIRRLKPYSSARDEYNGAAASVFLDANENPYNMPHNRYPDPMQRELKKELSKVKKISPERIFLGNGSDEAIDLVFRAFCEPRIDNVVAIDPTYGMYQVCAEINDVEYRKVLLDEDFQFSADKLLAVADEHTKLIFLCSPNNPTGNDLLRSEIEKIIREFDGLVILDEAYNDFSEAPSFLDELDKYPNLIVLQTFSKAWGCAAIRLGMAFASQEIISIFSKIKYPYNVNQLTQKQAMEMLYRYYEIERWVKTLKEERENLENEFVKLPCTVKIFPSDANFFLVRVTDAVKIYNYLVAEGIIVRNRNSVSLCGNCLRVTVGTRNENERLVEALEKYKV; translated from the coding sequence ATGAGAACCTTAGAAGAACTTACCCGACCGAATATCCGGCGTTTGAAACCTTACTCTTCGGCACGCGATGAATATAATGGCGCTGCTGCATCCGTTTTTCTCGATGCAAATGAAAATCCGTACAATATGCCGCACAACCGCTATCCGGACCCGATGCAGCGGGAGCTAAAGAAAGAACTGTCGAAGGTAAAGAAAATCTCCCCCGAACGCATATTTCTGGGAAATGGCAGTGATGAGGCAATAGACCTTGTATTTCGCGCTTTTTGCGAACCGCGTATAGACAATGTAGTAGCTATAGACCCTACGTACGGCATGTATCAGGTATGTGCCGAAATAAATGATGTGGAGTACCGCAAGGTACTGCTAGACGAGGATTTTCAATTTTCGGCAGATAAGTTGCTGGCGGTTGCGGATGAACATACGAAGCTGATTTTTCTTTGTTCTCCCAATAATCCCACAGGAAATGATTTGCTTCGGAGTGAGATTGAGAAAATCATCCGCGAATTCGACGGGCTGGTGATATTGGATGAGGCTTATAACGATTTTTCAGAGGCGCCTTCTTTTTTGGATGAACTGGACAAATATCCTAATCTGATTGTACTGCAAACTTTCTCCAAAGCATGGGGCTGTGCTGCCATACGCTTGGGCATGGCTTTTGCTTCGCAGGAAATCATTTCGATTTTCAGCAAGATAAAGTATCCTTATAATGTAAACCAACTGACTCAGAAACAAGCGATGGAGATGTTGTACCGTTATTATGAAATAGAGCGTTGGGTAAAAACATTGAAAGAAGAACGTGAGAATCTGGAAAACGAATTTGTGAAACTGCCTTGTACGGTGAAAATATTTCCTTCAGATGCAAACTTTTTTCTGGTCCGTGTGACGGATGCGGTGAAGATTTATAATTATCTGGTGGCTGAAGGCATCATTGTGCGTAACCGTAATTCCGTATCGCTTTGCGGAAACTGTCTGCGGGTAACGGTAGGTACGAGAAACGAGAATGAAAGGCTGGTTGAGGCGTTGGAGAAATATAAAGTATAA